From a region of the Methylomonas rapida genome:
- a CDS encoding efflux transporter outer membrane subunit, translating into MKSKLAGLLVMGGLSGCMLGPDYHQETPAVPDHWQANVSSQANLDPETLKSWWKNFNDAGLDSLMNRALANNLDVKMALARIEEARAERRGNRAELFPSVNATAGVQRQENPFPGLASGIKYDLFEIGFDALWEIDLFGRQRRRLEAASADLDGANQEYRQALVILTAEVARNYIDYRSLQRQLHITRGNLESQRHTLSLTEKLFNEGVGTRHDVVRARAQTEATEAQIPALEAAQIAAQRQLEVLLGQQPGTLSEELATDSPLPQAPAQQLLTSPAETIRNRPDIHVVERQLAAATAMQGAAIAELFPKISLSAFLGLRNTDIETLFKSASFSYGTAANLMQPLLNFGKIQAGIDLAEAKQKEAYLAYQKAVLAALQDTETALTHYLKEEIRRQSLARSVADMQESVRLSQLRYHEGVISFLDVLDAQRALYLAEIELARSEAATSTHLIAVYKSMGGGANAAQEKS; encoded by the coding sequence ATGAAATCTAAGCTTGCTGGATTGCTAGTGATGGGTGGCCTTAGCGGCTGCATGCTGGGGCCGGACTATCATCAGGAAACACCGGCAGTGCCGGATCATTGGCAAGCCAACGTTTCTTCCCAGGCAAACCTGGACCCGGAAACCCTGAAAAGCTGGTGGAAGAATTTCAACGATGCCGGCCTGGACAGCTTGATGAACCGGGCGCTGGCCAACAACCTGGACGTCAAGATGGCGCTGGCGCGTATCGAAGAGGCCCGCGCGGAACGTCGCGGCAACCGCGCGGAACTGTTTCCGAGCGTCAACGCCACTGCCGGCGTGCAGCGGCAAGAGAATCCGTTTCCCGGCCTGGCGTCCGGCATTAAATACGATTTGTTCGAGATAGGTTTCGACGCCTTGTGGGAAATCGATCTGTTCGGCCGCCAGCGGCGCCGGCTGGAAGCCGCCAGCGCGGATCTGGATGGCGCCAACCAAGAATATCGGCAAGCGCTGGTGATATTGACGGCGGAAGTCGCCCGCAACTACATCGATTACCGCAGCCTGCAACGGCAATTGCACATCACTCGCGGCAATCTGGAATCCCAACGCCACACCCTGTCACTGACCGAAAAACTCTTCAACGAAGGCGTCGGCACCCGCCATGATGTGGTGCGCGCCCGCGCCCAAACCGAGGCCACCGAGGCACAGATTCCAGCCTTGGAGGCCGCGCAAATCGCGGCACAGCGGCAATTGGAAGTCTTGCTCGGCCAACAACCCGGTACCTTGAGCGAGGAACTTGCGACAGATTCCCCCTTGCCCCAGGCACCGGCCCAACAACTTTTGACCTCGCCGGCCGAAACCATCCGCAACCGTCCGGACATCCACGTCGTCGAACGGCAATTGGCGGCGGCCACCGCGATGCAAGGGGCGGCGATTGCCGAGTTGTTCCCGAAAATTTCGTTGTCGGCCTTTTTGGGGCTGCGCAATACCGACATCGAAACGCTGTTCAAATCGGCGTCGTTTTCCTACGGCACCGCCGCCAACCTGATGCAGCCATTGTTGAATTTCGGCAAGATTCAAGCCGGCATCGATCTGGCCGAGGCCAAACAAAAAGAGGCCTATCTGGCCTATCAAAAAGCCGTGCTCGCCGCCTTGCAGGACACCGAGACCGCGCTGACGCATTATCTGAAGGAAGAAATCCGCCGGCAAAGCCTGGCGCGTTCGGTGGCGGACATGCAGGAATCGGTGCGCTTGTCGCAGTTGCGTTATCATGAAGGCGTCATCTCGTTTCTGGATGTTCTGGACGCACAGCGGGCCTTGTATCTGGCCGAGATCGAACTGGCCCGCTCCGAAGCCGCCACCTCGACTCATCTGATCGCGGTTTATAAATCCATGGGCGGCGGCGCCAATGCGGCGCAAGAAAAATCCTAA
- a CDS encoding NUDIX domain-containing protein, translating into MAKPVTPLLAADILIQLLDLPQRPFVLIERAFPPYGWAVPGGFVDVGETVERAAIREAKEETGLGVNLTALLGIYSNPKRDPRNHTVTAVYVGEAHGMPLAADDAKNCGLFTFDNMPEQLAFDHAQVLADFRRYLETGQVTPLRCE; encoded by the coding sequence ATGGCCAAACCCGTTACCCCCTTGCTCGCCGCCGATATTTTGATCCAATTGCTCGATCTTCCGCAACGACCGTTTGTGTTGATCGAACGCGCGTTTCCGCCCTATGGCTGGGCTGTACCCGGTGGGTTCGTCGATGTCGGCGAAACCGTCGAACGTGCCGCGATTCGCGAAGCCAAGGAAGAAACCGGACTGGGCGTGAACTTGACCGCCTTGCTGGGGATTTATTCCAATCCGAAACGCGACCCGCGTAATCACACCGTCACCGCGGTTTATGTCGGCGAGGCGCACGGCATGCCGCTGGCCGCCGACGACGCCAAAAACTGCGGCTTGTTTACCTTTGACAATATGCCCGAACAATTGGCGTTTGATCACGCCCAGGTGCTGGCGGATTTCCGTCGTTATCTGGAAACCGGCCAGGTCACGCCTTTGCGCTGCGAATAA
- a CDS encoding cytochrome P460 family protein has protein sequence MKFNAMTGALLGALLLTLSNAYAETPAAKADKPVHGEYRDWRVLGVSHRTEKNTLRAIVGNDKAIEAARGGKINPWPDGAVIGKIVWKERPHPNWPSAIVPGEFSAAEAMIKDSKKFPETGGWGFGHWEGDKLVMNSKEKSAECFACHTAVKDADYVFTIPALP, from the coding sequence ATGAAATTCAACGCTATGACTGGCGCCTTATTGGGTGCGCTGTTATTGACTTTAAGCAATGCCTACGCGGAAACACCGGCTGCGAAAGCCGACAAACCCGTGCACGGTGAATACAGAGATTGGCGCGTGCTGGGTGTATCCCATCGCACCGAAAAAAATACCCTGCGCGCCATCGTTGGTAACGACAAGGCGATAGAAGCGGCCCGCGGCGGCAAGATCAATCCGTGGCCGGATGGCGCCGTCATCGGCAAAATCGTCTGGAAGGAAAGGCCGCATCCGAATTGGCCGTCCGCGATCGTGCCGGGCGAATTCAGTGCCGCCGAAGCGATGATCAAGGACAGCAAGAAATTTCCGGAAACTGGCGGCTGGGGTTTTGGTCACTGGGAAGGCGACAAGTTGGTGATGAACAGCAAGGAAAAATCCGCCGAATGCTTTGCCTGCCATACCGCGGTCAAAGACGCCGATTACGTGTTCACGATTCCAGCCCTGCCATAA
- a CDS encoding DHA2 family efflux MFS transporter permease subunit encodes MTANTEPALSASAEQAHTVTTEQWIGFFAMVFGIFMAILDIQIVASSLEQIQAGLSATADEITWVQTAYLVAEVVIIPLSGWLARAFSTRILFVLSCSGFTLMSLCCVFAWNLPSMVVFRAFQGVFGGAMIPTVFAVIYTLFPRHLQPAMVIVVGMVVMIAPTAGPVLGGYLTEVSSWKTLFLVNLVPGILVCLATWKFVRVDEPNWDLLDKIDFLGIVYIVIFLGSLQYVLEEGVREQWFESREIVFFSLVAALSGFAMFYRELTIEHPIVDLWAFRNRNFAVGCTLGFVLGIGLFTLMFLMPVYLASVKGLNSLQIGQYIMVTGLFQFLSAFVAGPLAKRIDSRLMLALGLSGFAFGCWINGNLTQESGYWEFFWPQAIRGFSLMFCFLPINSLALGTLPPDEVKNASGLYNLTRNLGGAIGLALANTLMTHLNKLHYAVLREHVTPGSPQAQTLLAGLRQRLAAAGAPDPETAALKQVYGLLMREAEVMTLNTLFHTLALIFALALLLMPWVSKVSAEAAEAAAGH; translated from the coding sequence ATGACGGCGAATACTGAGCCAGCTTTGTCGGCGAGCGCGGAGCAGGCGCACACGGTCACGACCGAGCAATGGATAGGCTTTTTCGCGATGGTGTTCGGCATCTTCATGGCGATTCTGGACATCCAGATCGTCGCCAGTTCGCTGGAACAAATTCAAGCAGGCCTGTCGGCAACGGCGGATGAAATCACCTGGGTGCAGACCGCTTATCTGGTGGCCGAGGTGGTGATCATTCCATTATCCGGCTGGCTGGCGCGGGCATTTTCCACCCGCATTCTGTTCGTGCTGTCTTGCAGCGGTTTTACGCTGATGAGTCTGTGCTGCGTGTTCGCCTGGAATCTGCCGTCCATGGTGGTGTTCCGGGCGTTTCAGGGCGTGTTCGGCGGCGCGATGATTCCAACGGTGTTCGCGGTGATCTACACCTTGTTTCCGCGCCACTTGCAGCCGGCGATGGTGATCGTGGTCGGCATGGTGGTGATGATCGCGCCGACCGCCGGCCCTGTGCTGGGCGGTTATCTGACCGAAGTGTCGTCCTGGAAAACCCTGTTTCTGGTGAATCTCGTGCCGGGAATTTTGGTGTGCCTGGCGACCTGGAAATTCGTGCGGGTCGATGAGCCGAATTGGGATTTACTCGACAAGATCGATTTTCTCGGCATCGTTTACATCGTGATCTTCCTCGGCAGCCTGCAATACGTGCTGGAAGAGGGCGTGCGCGAGCAATGGTTCGAGAGCCGGGAGATCGTGTTTTTCAGCCTGGTCGCGGCGCTGTCGGGCTTTGCGATGTTCTACCGGGAATTGACCATAGAACATCCCATCGTCGATCTATGGGCCTTCCGCAACCGCAATTTCGCGGTCGGTTGTACGCTGGGCTTCGTGCTCGGCATCGGTTTGTTCACCTTGATGTTTTTGATGCCGGTCTATCTGGCCAGCGTCAAGGGTTTGAACAGCTTGCAAATCGGCCAATACATCATGGTGACTGGTTTGTTTCAGTTTTTGTCCGCCTTCGTCGCCGGGCCCTTGGCCAAACGCATCGATTCCCGGTTGATGCTGGCGCTGGGCTTGTCCGGTTTTGCGTTCGGTTGCTGGATCAACGGCAATTTGACGCAGGAATCGGGCTACTGGGAGTTTTTCTGGCCGCAGGCGATTCGCGGGTTTTCGTTGATGTTTTGTTTTTTGCCGATCAATTCGCTGGCCTTGGGCACCTTGCCGCCGGACGAAGTCAAAAACGCCAGCGGGCTTTACAATCTGACCCGCAACCTGGGCGGGGCGATAGGCCTGGCGCTGGCGAACACCCTGATGACGCATCTGAACAAACTACATTACGCGGTGCTGCGCGAGCATGTGACGCCCGGCTCGCCGCAGGCGCAAACCCTGCTGGCCGGCCTGCGCCAGCGTCTGGCCGCCGCCGGCGCGCCCGATCCCGAGACGGCCGCGTTGAAGCAAGTTTACGGACTGTTGATGCGCGAAGCCGAAGTGATGACTCTGAACACCCTGTTTCATACCCTGGCGCTGATCTTTGCACTGGCTTTGCTGCTGATGCCGTGGGTGAGTAAAGTGTCGGCCGAAGCTGCGGAAGCGGCGGCGGGGCATTGA
- a CDS encoding HlyD family secretion protein has translation MSFPPSGKKIFIVILLLAIGAAGFLYWLKAVHPYESTDNAYLKAHISLISPKETGYVKQVLFEDNQSVSPGELLVVIDDHDFQARVAQAEAQVQAETARIETLETDKRTQHAKIRQEAANIHAAEADLERAAKDLQRFGNLAEEGAVSAQTRDTADSAHRQAAALKDKVLSARTEAESHLAALDAQINETRARLKAAQAVLELARIDLDNTRITASINGVIGNRSVQVGQLVQPGQVLGYLIPIDGLFIEANFKETQIAEMQPGQAVEIEVDAYPDQIFNGVVDSFAPASGSEFSLLPPENATGNFTKIVRRVPVKIRFDAGSDLSRLRPGLSTVLKVKVR, from the coding sequence ATGTCTTTCCCGCCGTCAGGTAAAAAAATCTTCATCGTCATTCTGCTGCTGGCCATTGGCGCGGCCGGGTTCCTGTATTGGTTGAAAGCCGTGCATCCTTATGAAAGTACCGATAACGCCTATTTGAAAGCCCATATCAGTTTGATCAGCCCGAAGGAAACCGGTTATGTCAAACAGGTGTTGTTCGAAGATAATCAGAGCGTCTCGCCCGGTGAGCTGTTGGTGGTCATAGACGATCACGATTTTCAGGCCAGGGTGGCGCAAGCCGAAGCCCAAGTGCAAGCCGAAACGGCCCGCATAGAGACACTGGAAACCGACAAACGCACGCAGCACGCCAAGATCAGGCAAGAGGCGGCCAACATTCATGCCGCCGAAGCCGATCTGGAGCGCGCTGCCAAGGATTTGCAGCGCTTCGGCAATCTGGCGGAAGAGGGGGCGGTATCGGCGCAAACCCGCGACACAGCCGACTCCGCGCACAGGCAAGCCGCCGCATTGAAGGACAAAGTGCTGTCTGCCCGAACCGAAGCGGAAAGCCATTTGGCGGCGCTGGATGCGCAAATCAACGAAACCCGCGCCCGCCTGAAAGCCGCGCAAGCTGTTTTGGAGCTGGCGCGCATCGATCTGGACAATACCCGCATCACCGCATCGATCAATGGCGTGATCGGCAATCGCAGCGTGCAGGTCGGCCAATTGGTGCAGCCGGGGCAGGTTTTGGGATATTTGATTCCGATCGACGGCCTGTTCATCGAGGCCAATTTCAAGGAAACCCAGATCGCCGAGATGCAGCCGGGGCAAGCAGTGGAAATCGAGGTGGACGCCTATCCCGACCAGATTTTTAACGGCGTCGTCGACAGCTTTGCGCCGGCCTCGGGTTCGGAATTCAGTCTGTTGCCGCCGGAAAACGCCACCGGCAATTTCACCAAGATCGTGCGCCGGGTGCCGGTAAAAATCCGTTTCGATGCGGGCAGCGACTTGAGCCGCTTGCGGCCGGGGCTATCGACCGTCCTCAAGGTCAAGGTACGGTAA
- a CDS encoding histone deacetylase family protein — MKSLFYSHADFLDHDTGPGHPECAARLRAIEQALSTTEFTHLQRVQAPIPDDVEGKLALIHTPAMINRVLSGIPSHDLTYFDADTVASPGSKSAALRAVGAICEAVDKICAGQADTAFCAVRPPGHHAMPGYPMGFCLFNNIAIAAEYARRHYQLERIAIVDFDVHHGNGTQAAFYEQPQVLYASSHQWPHYPGSGHPLENGVGNIVNVPLPAGTDGDVFRAKYADIILPAVRKFRPQLILISAGFDAHKDDPLASLRLVEDDYRWVTEQLLEIALDCCEGHIISTLEGGYNLKALAASVAAHIGVLAGLQLANEQ, encoded by the coding sequence ATGAAGTCGCTTTTCTACAGCCATGCGGATTTTCTCGATCACGATACCGGCCCCGGCCATCCCGAGTGCGCGGCGCGATTGCGGGCGATTGAACAGGCCTTGAGCACGACCGAATTTACCCACTTACAGCGCGTACAAGCGCCGATTCCAGACGACGTCGAAGGCAAACTGGCCTTGATCCATACGCCGGCCATGATCAACCGGGTATTGTCCGGCATCCCCAGCCACGATCTGACCTATTTCGACGCGGATACTGTGGCGTCACCGGGCTCTAAATCAGCGGCCTTGCGCGCGGTAGGAGCGATCTGCGAGGCGGTCGATAAAATCTGCGCGGGGCAAGCCGATACGGCCTTTTGCGCGGTGCGGCCACCGGGTCATCACGCGATGCCGGGTTATCCGATGGGGTTCTGCCTGTTCAACAACATCGCCATCGCCGCGGAATACGCCCGCCGGCATTACCAACTCGAGCGCATTGCCATCGTGGATTTTGACGTACACCATGGTAATGGCACTCAGGCGGCATTCTACGAACAACCGCAAGTGCTATATGCGTCCAGCCATCAATGGCCACACTATCCAGGCAGTGGACATCCGCTGGAAAACGGTGTTGGCAACATCGTCAATGTGCCACTGCCGGCCGGCACCGATGGCGATGTATTCCGAGCCAAATACGCTGACATCATCCTGCCGGCCGTCCGGAAATTCAGACCGCAATTGATCCTGATCTCGGCCGGCTTCGACGCCCACAAAGACGATCCCTTGGCCTCCCTGCGCCTGGTTGAAGATGATTATCGCTGGGTCACCGAGCAACTGTTGGAGATTGCCCTGGACTGTTGTGAAGGCCATATCATTTCCACCCTGGAAGGCGGTTACAACTTGAAAGCATTGGCGGCCAGTGTGGCCGCGCATATCGGGGTATTGGCAGGCTTGCAGCTTGCGAATGAGCAATAG
- a CDS encoding HlyD family secretion protein has translation MPRHMPSTLLFVGLIAAAAFTLWWSLHPNGLPAGIVAGNGRIEATEIDIATKTPGRIVEILAREGDFVSAGSILAKMDTQVLEAQRTEARAKVRQAENAYQAAKAIVAQRKSEQTAAQAVVAQRRAELDAATKRLRRSERLVGEGATPQQEVDDNQARVLGMQAAISTAIAQVAAASAGIEAAAAQLIEAQSTIEAYKATVVRLDADIEDSLLKAPRDGRIQYRVAEPGEVLDAGGRVLNMVDLSDVYMTFFLPTEAAGKVAIGSDVRLIFDALPGYVIPAKASFVASVAQFTPKTVETESERQKLMFRVRARIDPGLLKKHIEQVKTGVPGMAYVKLDTVQPWPPELEVKLPQ, from the coding sequence GTGCCGAGACATATGCCATCCACGCTGCTATTCGTCGGCTTGATCGCGGCCGCGGCTTTTACTCTCTGGTGGAGCTTGCACCCAAACGGCCTGCCGGCCGGCATCGTCGCCGGCAACGGTCGCATCGAGGCCACCGAGATCGACATCGCCACCAAGACACCGGGCCGTATCGTCGAAATCCTGGCGCGCGAAGGCGACTTCGTCTCCGCAGGTTCTATCTTGGCCAAAATGGACACGCAGGTCCTGGAAGCCCAACGCACGGAAGCCAGGGCCAAGGTGCGCCAGGCCGAAAACGCCTATCAAGCCGCCAAGGCCATCGTCGCTCAACGCAAAAGCGAACAGACCGCCGCGCAAGCCGTGGTCGCCCAGCGCCGCGCGGAACTGGACGCCGCCACGAAACGCTTGCGGCGTTCCGAACGCCTGGTCGGCGAAGGCGCCACGCCGCAACAGGAAGTCGACGACAATCAGGCCCGGGTGTTGGGCATGCAGGCGGCCATCAGCACCGCCATCGCCCAGGTCGCCGCCGCCAGCGCCGGCATCGAAGCCGCGGCCGCCCAGCTCATCGAAGCGCAATCGACCATAGAGGCCTACAAGGCCACGGTAGTCAGACTGGATGCCGACATCGAAGACAGCCTGCTAAAGGCGCCGCGCGATGGCCGCATACAATACCGCGTCGCCGAACCCGGCGAAGTGCTGGACGCCGGCGGCCGGGTATTGAACATGGTGGACTTGTCCGACGTTTATATGACTTTTTTCCTGCCAACCGAAGCCGCCGGCAAGGTCGCGATCGGCAGCGACGTGCGCCTGATATTCGACGCGCTGCCGGGTTACGTGATTCCGGCCAAGGCCAGTTTCGTCGCCAGCGTCGCCCAGTTCACGCCCAAGACCGTCGAAACCGAAAGCGAAAGGCAAAAGTTGATGTTCAGAGTGCGCGCCCGCATCGATCCCGGCTTGTTGAAAAAACACATCGAGCAAGTCAAGACCGGCGTCCCCGGCATGGCCTACGTCAAGCTCGACACCGTGCAGCCCTGGCCGCCCGAACTCGAAGTCAAGCTGCCGCAATAA
- a CDS encoding efflux RND transporter periplasmic adaptor subunit, giving the protein MMLTDTQRTVALSALTLLILLLMILWMAGAFQSKIKPGTLAGQSAYQGPTLTVERLSVPIVETAAGTIEAKQAGDIGAQVQARIKAIHVKAGDTVKAGDLLITLDDDTMAARTQQAKASINSLNARLGAAEAHYRRTQQLFAKEAATQADLDVAKGDYESLKSQKAAAQSQLKEAGHTLDFTHIRATYPARVIDRYAEPGEIAYPGKKLLTLYDPAVLRIEAYIRESVAVGLKLGQRLEAEVDALKLTLPATIAGIVPAAQPDARNVLIKLRLENRPGLYPGLFVRLRIPQGEEQAVAIPLNYVHQVGQLDVVWLVNNGQIERRFVRLGRPLADGYVKIVSGLSGGEQLVPPERVLPAVAHPK; this is encoded by the coding sequence ATGATGCTGACCGATACTCAAAGAACCGTGGCGCTGTCCGCGCTGACGCTGCTGATTTTGCTGTTGATGATCCTGTGGATGGCCGGTGCCTTTCAAAGCAAGATCAAGCCGGGCACGCTGGCGGGCCAGTCGGCTTATCAAGGCCCGACACTGACCGTCGAGCGGCTCAGCGTGCCGATTGTTGAAACCGCCGCCGGCACCATCGAAGCCAAACAGGCCGGCGATATCGGCGCCCAGGTCCAGGCCCGCATCAAGGCCATTCATGTCAAGGCTGGCGACACGGTCAAGGCTGGTGATTTGTTGATCACGCTGGACGACGACACCATGGCCGCCCGCACCCAGCAGGCTAAAGCCAGCATTAATTCACTGAATGCCCGGTTGGGCGCGGCGGAGGCGCATTACCGCCGCACGCAGCAATTATTTGCCAAGGAGGCCGCGACCCAAGCGGATCTCGACGTGGCCAAGGGCGACTATGAAAGCCTGAAATCGCAGAAAGCTGCCGCCCAATCGCAACTGAAGGAAGCCGGCCATACCCTGGATTTCACTCATATTAGGGCGACGTATCCGGCGCGCGTCATAGATCGATATGCCGAACCCGGCGAGATAGCCTATCCCGGCAAGAAACTGTTGACCTTGTACGATCCGGCGGTGTTGCGCATCGAAGCCTATATCCGCGAATCGGTCGCGGTCGGCCTGAAGCTCGGGCAAAGGCTGGAAGCCGAGGTCGATGCGCTAAAACTGACCCTGCCGGCGACGATTGCGGGAATCGTCCCCGCCGCCCAACCCGACGCGCGCAATGTGCTGATCAAGCTGCGCCTGGAAAACCGGCCCGGCCTGTATCCGGGCTTGTTCGTTCGCTTGCGGATTCCGCAAGGCGAGGAACAGGCCGTCGCGATCCCCTTGAATTATGTGCACCAGGTAGGGCAGCTGGATGTGGTATGGCTCGTCAACAACGGCCAAATCGAACGCCGCTTCGTGCGCTTGGGCCGGCCGCTGGCGGATGGCTACGTCAAGATCGTGTCGGGTTTGTCGGGTGGCGAGCAGTTGGTTCCGCCCGAGAGGGTGCTGCCGGCCGTTGCTCACCCTAAATGA
- a CDS encoding TetR/AcrR family transcriptional regulator produces the protein MNKTQNPKRQAILTAARQAFISHGYAGASMEAIAEAAPVSKPTLYNHFHSKPDLFAAVIDYECQHLLGTLSNVHTETSDPVAGLSAIAAAFIDLTYADEALKLYRLIIAEQLHFAELGQLVYRSAVDPIMQRMASYLGELKARGILDVTDLDTSSHLFLDMLKGERHFRCLMGLQAGLDASEKRQLIDAAVTLFLRGHGYEI, from the coding sequence ATGAACAAAACCCAAAACCCAAAACGTCAAGCCATACTGACCGCCGCCCGGCAGGCCTTCATCAGCCACGGCTACGCCGGTGCCAGCATGGAAGCCATCGCCGAAGCGGCGCCGGTATCCAAGCCTACGCTATATAATCATTTTCACAGCAAACCGGACCTGTTTGCCGCGGTGATAGACTACGAATGCCAACATCTGCTTGGCACGCTCAGCAACGTACACACCGAAACCAGCGACCCGGTGGCAGGCCTGAGCGCGATAGCCGCTGCGTTCATCGATCTGACTTATGCCGACGAGGCGCTAAAGCTTTATCGCCTGATCATCGCCGAACAGCTACACTTTGCCGAACTGGGTCAGCTGGTTTACCGTTCCGCCGTCGATCCGATCATGCAACGCATGGCCAGCTATCTCGGCGAACTGAAGGCGCGCGGCATTCTGGACGTCACCGACCTGGATACCTCCAGCCATTTGTTCCTGGACATGCTGAAAGGCGAAAGGCATTTTCGCTGCCTGATGGGGTTGCAAGCCGGCCTTGACGCATCGGAAAAACGCCAGTTGATCGACGCTGCGGTAACATTGTTTTTAAGAGGTCACGGTTATGAAATCTAA